One Fibrobacter sp. UWB2 DNA window includes the following coding sequences:
- the truB gene encoding tRNA pseudouridine(55) synthase TruB — protein MSSSGFVLLDKIAGETSFKALFPLKRVFCTKRVGHAGTLDLRASGLIIAATGRATRLLPYIEAKDKCYTFRLHLGYETDTLEWDGEVVEQDDRSLSVTRADLEAVLPQFIGDIDQVPPNYSAVKIDGHRASDLANRGREIELKPRRIHIESLKVVGEGLVTEGCTGKSFATFDLECNCSKGTYIRSLGRDLARALGTCGCVSMIRRHRIGDVTVDRAVRGDALTPEHLLPVDQVLDFPVVRLNDDQVKAIRLGNWVPWRTPVENLSTTPGAEKFVFTADKDGAVIGLGVYDPGRICPKFFLGDD, from the coding sequence TTGTCCTCTTCCGGCTTCGTCCTCTTGGACAAAATTGCAGGTGAAACATCTTTTAAGGCCCTTTTCCCTCTGAAAAGGGTCTTTTGTACTAAACGCGTGGGCCATGCAGGTACGCTCGATTTGCGTGCAAGCGGGCTCATTATTGCCGCTACAGGCCGTGCAACGCGCCTTTTGCCTTACATTGAGGCGAAGGACAAGTGCTATACGTTCAGGCTCCATCTTGGCTACGAAACCGATACCCTGGAATGGGACGGGGAAGTGGTCGAGCAAGATGATAGGAGTCTGTCGGTGACGCGTGCGGACCTCGAAGCTGTCCTCCCGCAGTTCATTGGCGACATCGACCAGGTTCCGCCGAATTACAGTGCTGTGAAAATCGACGGCCATCGCGCAAGCGACTTGGCGAATCGCGGTCGTGAAATTGAACTTAAGCCTCGCCGCATCCATATCGAATCGCTCAAAGTTGTGGGCGAGGGGCTTGTAACGGAAGGCTGCACTGGCAAGAGCTTTGCCACGTTTGACTTGGAATGCAATTGCAGCAAGGGAACGTACATCCGTTCGCTTGGTCGTGATTTGGCTCGTGCGCTTGGTACGTGCGGCTGCGTCTCGATGATCCGCCGTCATCGCATTGGCGATGTGACTGTGGATCGTGCTGTTCGTGGGGACGCTCTCACGCCGGAACATTTGCTCCCTGTGGACCAGGTGCTTGATTTCCCGGTTGTCCGCTTGAATGACGACCAGGTGAAAGCGATTCGTTTAGGAAATTGGGTGCCGTGGCGCACTCCTGTTGAAAATTTAAGCACGACGCCAGGGGCGGAAAAGTTTGTCTTTACCGCCGATAAAGATGGTGCTGTGATTGGGCTTGGTGTTTATGACCCGGGCCGCATTTGCCCCAAGTTCTTTTTAGGTGATGATTAA
- the ribF gene encoding riboflavin biosynthesis protein RibF: protein MKRAVTMGNFDGCHLGHQALFRTLKAVAEVNHLQPTVISFEPHSNYVLRGPGDPLLLTTTEEKREFVESLGIEFLVLPFTSELAKLPFDKFVRTELIEKREVVSMFFGHDHCFGAGGKGNYETITAAFPELSTQMLSMVLHKGERVSSSAVRNALLNGDVDRAQTYLGRPYRLSGTVVVGKRLGHTIGFPTANVQMEQYKFLPKGGVYVASARLSDGRIYRSVVNIGTQPTTPGTHNLAVEAYLLDFNEDIYGQHLALDLLAFLRPEKKFASIEDLVRQIGMDADTAKNYNGNHWAE, encoded by the coding sequence ATGAAACGCGCTGTGACAATGGGTAATTTTGATGGATGCCATTTGGGGCATCAGGCGCTTTTCCGCACGCTGAAAGCGGTTGCGGAAGTGAACCATTTGCAGCCGACGGTCATCAGCTTTGAACCCCATTCTAATTATGTTTTGCGTGGGCCGGGCGATCCGTTGCTCCTCACGACGACCGAAGAAAAACGCGAATTTGTCGAGAGCCTTGGCATTGAATTTTTGGTATTGCCGTTCACGAGTGAGTTGGCAAAACTCCCGTTTGATAAATTTGTCCGCACGGAATTGATTGAAAAGCGCGAAGTCGTTTCGATGTTCTTTGGCCATGACCATTGCTTTGGCGCTGGCGGCAAGGGCAATTACGAGACGATTACCGCTGCGTTCCCGGAACTTTCGACGCAGATGCTTTCGATGGTGTTGCACAAGGGTGAACGCGTGAGCTCTTCTGCGGTGCGCAATGCTCTTTTGAATGGCGATGTGGACCGTGCGCAGACATATTTGGGACGCCCGTATCGCTTGTCAGGAACGGTTGTGGTTGGCAAACGCCTTGGTCATACGATCGGATTTCCGACGGCAAATGTGCAAATGGAACAGTACAAGTTCTTGCCGAAAGGCGGTGTGTATGTCGCAAGTGCAAGACTCTCGGACGGTCGCATTTATCGCTCTGTCGTGAACATCGGAACGCAACCGACAACGCCCGGAACGCATAACCTTGCGGTCGAAGCGTATCTGCTTGACTTTAACGAAGACATTTACGGCCAGCACTTAGCGCTGGACTTGCTCGCCTTCTTGCGCCCCGAAAAGAAGTTCGCTAGCATCGAAGATTTGGTGCGCCAAATCGGTATGGATGCCGACACTGCCAAGAATTACAACGGAAATCACTGGGCGGAGTAG
- the infB gene encoding translation initiation factor IF-2, which yields MKPKDWADAHGLKVDVVMKLLRDAGVAVRTHMSKLDMADFAKIEDAAAAEKQKQDARNKNLKRPTASESDSSASAPAKKKETSVATNRLGLKVSLKKGPGARKDAPKPVAKQDPKSPVAKPAAPAAVKPAAPAPAQVAPKPAAPAPAQVAPAAPAPKPAAPAPAPAAAPAAPAAPAVKPAAPAPAPAPQAKPAAPAPVQAAPKPAAPAPAVKPAAPAVAKPAAPQPTMMSASTELKQPPMKAQVFKPDAAILARIEKSRQQAQAARNNHRPNGGNRNGGNGQGYTGTFGRLSNNGNGGNDNRNNNNNNRRPNGGNASSSSRGYTGRNGGFSSGSMQEAFNASNNNNQALGQNNQNGKGNGKGQNGRHGNDKNRRSNTKDRQEMQREQQQEAVRQNVSRVMASLSKNPVKKVYHKEHSENNSGEEKKILKTSDFITVGELAGLMDQMPARVIAKCMEMGMMVTINARLDFETIQILADEFGYEAQLMEEYEEEALGIEEESQENLQPRHPVVTVMGHVDHGKTSLLDWIRKTHVVSGESGGITQHIGAYEVTTKQGKVTFLDTPGHEAFSAMRARGSQVTDVIVLVVAADSMVMPQTVECIELAKRENVPMVVAITKMDLPTANPDKIRAQLAERGVEVEQWGGQTSCIEVSARTGQGMDVLLETLALEAEILELKANPDTHARGAVVESKLDVGKGSMATILVQNGTLHVGDPFVCGIYAGRVRAMFNERGVQLKEAPPSAPCQVLGFDGTPQAGDELVVVEDEKTAREIASKRRMAARERDLRARKTVSLENSFNAKKEGTLSELNLIVKADVGGSAEALAASLEKLTNKEVRVNIIRKGVGTITESDILFATTAQAIIISFHLMPSLAVREMAQKEGIEIRNYRVIYDCIEDIKNAVEGLLKPIMREELVGEAEIRQVFKVPKVGLIAGCMVTDGEVDRTSHVRVYRNGIELGTTVVQSLKRMKDDVKSVARGFECGIGLKGYDDIKEGDSLIFFKEVKVARTLEDVAREEAEEKLKAAAAAEAKKEDA from the coding sequence ATGAAACCTAAGGATTGGGCAGATGCTCATGGATTGAAGGTTGATGTGGTGATGAAGCTGCTTCGCGATGCAGGCGTTGCAGTTCGTACCCATATGTCCAAATTGGATATGGCAGACTTTGCTAAAATCGAGGATGCTGCCGCTGCCGAAAAACAGAAGCAGGATGCCCGCAACAAGAATCTCAAGAGGCCTACCGCTTCTGAATCTGATTCTTCCGCTTCCGCTCCTGCAAAGAAGAAGGAAACGTCGGTTGCGACGAACAGACTTGGCTTGAAGGTGAGCCTTAAGAAAGGCCCGGGCGCCCGCAAGGATGCTCCGAAGCCTGTCGCTAAACAGGATCCGAAGTCCCCGGTTGCAAAGCCCGCTGCTCCGGCTGCCGTAAAACCGGCCGCCCCGGCCCCGGCACAAGTTGCCCCGAAGCCCGCCGCACCTGCTCCGGCTCAAGTCGCGCCTGCCGCTCCGGCACCGAAGCCGGCTGCACCTGCTCCCGCACCGGCCGCAGCACCTGCTGCTCCAGCCGCTCCGGCTGTTAAACCCGCCGCTCCTGCTCCGGCCCCGGCACCTCAGGCAAAGCCTGCCGCCCCGGCTCCTGTACAAGCAGCTCCGAAGCCTGCTGCTCCTGCTCCGGCTGTAAAGCCTGCCGCTCCGGCCGTCGCAAAGCCCGCTGCTCCGCAGCCGACAATGATGTCTGCTTCTACGGAACTCAAGCAGCCGCCGATGAAGGCCCAGGTCTTCAAGCCCGATGCTGCAATCCTTGCCCGTATCGAAAAGTCTCGCCAGCAGGCTCAGGCCGCTCGCAACAACCATCGTCCGAATGGCGGAAACCGCAATGGCGGCAATGGCCAGGGTTACACGGGTACGTTTGGCCGTCTCTCGAACAACGGCAATGGCGGTAACGATAACCGCAACAATAACAACAATAATCGTCGCCCGAACGGCGGTAACGCTAGCAGCAGTAGCCGCGGCTATACCGGTCGTAACGGTGGATTCTCCAGCGGTTCCATGCAGGAAGCTTTCAACGCTTCCAACAACAATAACCAGGCTCTCGGTCAGAACAACCAGAACGGTAAGGGCAATGGCAAGGGCCAGAACGGCCGCCATGGCAACGACAAGAACCGCCGCAGCAATACTAAGGACCGTCAGGAAATGCAGAGGGAACAGCAGCAGGAAGCCGTTCGTCAGAACGTCTCCCGCGTGATGGCATCCCTCTCCAAGAACCCGGTCAAGAAAGTTTATCACAAGGAACATTCCGAAAACAACTCGGGTGAAGAAAAGAAGATTCTCAAGACTTCTGACTTCATTACCGTGGGCGAACTCGCAGGTCTCATGGACCAGATGCCGGCACGCGTCATTGCAAAGTGCATGGAAATGGGCATGATGGTGACCATCAACGCTCGCCTTGATTTCGAAACGATCCAGATTTTGGCTGATGAATTCGGTTACGAAGCTCAGCTGATGGAAGAATACGAAGAAGAAGCTCTCGGCATCGAGGAAGAATCTCAGGAAAATCTCCAGCCGCGTCATCCGGTGGTTACCGTCATGGGCCACGTTGACCACGGTAAGACTTCTCTCCTCGACTGGATTCGTAAGACCCACGTGGTGTCCGGCGAATCGGGTGGCATTACGCAGCACATCGGTGCATACGAAGTCACCACCAAGCAGGGCAAGGTTACCTTCCTCGATACTCCGGGTCACGAAGCCTTCAGTGCTATGCGTGCTCGCGGTTCCCAGGTGACCGACGTTATCGTTCTCGTTGTGGCTGCTGACTCCATGGTCATGCCGCAGACGGTTGAATGTATTGAACTTGCAAAGCGCGAAAATGTGCCGATGGTCGTCGCCATTACAAAGATGGACCTCCCGACCGCAAACCCGGACAAGATTCGCGCCCAGCTCGCAGAACGCGGTGTGGAAGTCGAACAGTGGGGCGGTCAGACCAGCTGTATCGAAGTTTCTGCTCGTACGGGTCAGGGCATGGATGTCCTCCTCGAAACGCTTGCTCTCGAAGCTGAAATTTTGGAACTTAAGGCCAATCCGGATACGCACGCCCGTGGCGCAGTCGTTGAATCCAAGCTCGACGTGGGTAAGGGTTCCATGGCTACGATCCTCGTGCAGAACGGTACGCTCCATGTGGGTGACCCGTTTGTTTGCGGTATCTACGCTGGCCGTGTCCGTGCCATGTTCAATGAACGTGGTGTCCAGTTGAAGGAAGCTCCTCCTTCTGCTCCGTGTCAGGTGCTCGGCTTTGACGGTACTCCGCAGGCTGGTGACGAACTTGTCGTGGTGGAAGACGAAAAGACCGCACGTGAAATTGCTTCCAAGCGCCGTATGGCCGCTCGTGAACGCGATCTCCGCGCCCGTAAGACGGTCTCTCTCGAAAACTCCTTCAACGCAAAGAAGGAAGGTACGCTCTCCGAACTCAACCTTATCGTCAAGGCCGACGTGGGTGGTTCTGCAGAAGCTTTGGCCGCTTCCCTCGAAAAGCTTACCAACAAGGAAGTCCGCGTCAACATCATCCGCAAGGGTGTGGGTACGATTACGGAATCCGATATCCTGTTTGCAACGACCGCACAGGCAATCATTATTTCCTTCCACTTGATGCCGTCTCTCGCTGTCCGCGAAATGGCTCAGAAGGAAGGCATCGAAATCCGCAACTACCGCGTGATTTACGACTGCATTGAAGATATCAAGAACGCTGTGGAAGGCCTCCTCAAGCCGATCATGCGCGAAGAACTCGTTGGCGAAGCCGAAATCCGCCAGGTGTTCAAGGTCCCGAAGGTCGGTCTCATCGCTGGCTGTATGGTTACCGATGGTGAAGTCGACCGCACGAGCCATGTCCGCGTTTACCGCAATGGTATCGAACTCGGTACGACCGTGGTCCAGTCTTTGAAGCGCATGAAGGACGACGTCAAGTCTGTCGCTCGTGGCTTTGAGTGCGGTATCGGCCTCAAGGGTTACGACGATATCAAGGAAGGCGATAGCCTCATCTTCTTCAAGGAAGTCAAGGTCGCCCGTACGTTGGAAGACGTTGCTCGTGAAGAAGCTGAAGAAAAGCTCAAGGCTGCAGCAGCCGCTGAAGCAAAGAAGGAAGACGCTTAA
- a CDS encoding FISUMP domain-containing protein, whose translation MGLNKIVLALVAGMLLVEPTCAKSSFKGLLKSLSKGKQKQTEKDVPTPANSQVKPAAQTQNTFVDSRDGATYKFVKIGDLVWMAQNLNYGDTIAAPGLIGNSWCYDNDKRNCAQYGRLYSWSAAMDSAGNISNNAKGCGKGKKCTPTYPVRGVCPEGWHFPELAEWQNLADAVDRKKEALLANIYYGAKDEYGFAGLAAGSHRFDGTDTVFWGLTHNGDFWTSSEYDEKEAFEWGLASNKWSYGEPGYGKTAGYSVRCVKDDSFAAANVVFHDPRDAKSYKVANIGGVVWFAHNLDFKTKESWCFNDGWANCERYGRLYTWKAAQSACPNGWRLPTDSELPAIVDNVERLQIEASGNRDAKGKYGWPPRAEFWTSGATGSKGKFYYYDLNTKTGNFDTLNKKAAKPVRCVKK comes from the coding sequence ATGGGATTGAATAAAATCGTACTGGCTCTTGTGGCAGGGATGCTTCTTGTTGAACCGACTTGCGCCAAGTCATCTTTTAAAGGACTTTTAAAATCATTAAGCAAGGGTAAACAAAAGCAAACTGAAAAGGATGTTCCAACACCAGCTAATTCTCAAGTAAAGCCTGCTGCTCAAACCCAAAATACGTTTGTCGATTCCAGAGACGGCGCTACATATAAATTTGTGAAAATTGGTGATTTGGTCTGGATGGCACAGAACCTAAATTATGGTGATACCATTGCTGCTCCGGGACTAATTGGAAACTCCTGGTGCTATGATAATGATAAACGCAATTGCGCTCAGTATGGACGTCTGTACTCATGGTCAGCCGCAATGGATAGTGCCGGAAATATTTCGAATAACGCAAAAGGCTGCGGCAAAGGGAAAAAATGTACTCCGACTTACCCCGTTCGTGGCGTTTGCCCGGAAGGTTGGCATTTCCCTGAATTGGCCGAGTGGCAGAACTTGGCAGATGCTGTAGATAGAAAAAAAGAAGCCTTGCTTGCAAATATCTATTATGGTGCTAAAGATGAATACGGCTTTGCGGGGCTTGCTGCGGGTAGCCATAGATTTGATGGTACTGATACCGTATTTTGGGGGCTTACTCACAACGGCGATTTTTGGACTTCCTCGGAATACGATGAAAAAGAAGCTTTTGAATGGGGGCTTGCGTCTAATAAGTGGTCGTATGGGGAACCTGGGTATGGAAAGACTGCTGGGTATTCGGTCCGTTGTGTAAAGGATGATAGTTTTGCGGCTGCAAATGTTGTGTTCCATGACCCTCGCGATGCAAAGTCGTATAAGGTTGCAAATATAGGTGGCGTTGTGTGGTTTGCCCATAATTTGGATTTCAAGACAAAAGAAAGCTGGTGCTTCAATGACGGCTGGGCCAATTGTGAAAGATATGGCCGTCTTTACACTTGGAAGGCAGCTCAAAGCGCTTGCCCCAATGGATGGCGCTTGCCTACGGATAGCGAATTGCCTGCTATAGTTGATAACGTTGAACGACTTCAAATCGAAGCTTCTGGTAATCGCGACGCTAAGGGCAAATATGGATGGCCCCCTCGAGCAGAATTTTGGACGAGTGGCGCTACAGGTAGTAAAGGCAAGTTCTATTACTATGACCTAAACACTAAAACGGGCAACTTTGATACGCTCAATAAAAAAGCCGCCAAACCCGTCCGTTGCGTCAAGAAGTAG
- a CDS encoding pyridoxamine 5'-phosphate oxidase family protein → MRRKDREVLGDENIAKIIEQCTTCHVAMTDDADASMPYVIPLSFGYNLNSGVLELYFHCAHVGKKLDCIRKNSNVAFSMCVENRIEIHEDIYCKSGRFYASVVGQGKAEIVEDVAEKCRGLSLLMERQATGSTQHPNSAHSTQSTSPHKFEFTPEQAATVTVFKITSTNFTGKAKNDKAQKC, encoded by the coding sequence ATGCGACGCAAGGACAGAGAAGTTTTAGGCGACGAAAACATCGCAAAGATTATTGAGCAATGTACAACTTGTCATGTAGCAATGACGGATGATGCAGATGCAAGCATGCCTTACGTGATTCCACTGTCGTTCGGATATAATCTAAACAGCGGCGTTCTAGAGCTGTATTTCCATTGCGCACATGTCGGTAAAAAACTCGACTGCATTCGCAAAAATTCAAATGTCGCATTCAGCATGTGCGTCGAAAACCGCATCGAGATTCACGAAGACATTTATTGCAAAAGCGGGCGCTTTTACGCAAGCGTTGTCGGGCAAGGCAAGGCCGAAATCGTCGAAGATGTTGCCGAGAAATGCCGAGGACTCTCGCTCCTAATGGAACGACAAGCAACAGGTTCCACGCAACACCCAAATTCCGCGCATTCCACACAATCCACTAGCCCGCACAAGTTCGAATTCACGCCCGAGCAAGCCGCTACCGTGACCGTCTTCAAAATAACAAGCACGAACTTCACCGGCAAAGCAAAAAACGACAAAGCACAAAAGTGCTAG
- a CDS encoding DEAD/DEAH box helicase: MDFGSYGKTWWANKWLSSILATASEQAVLQGLKFAARGQVTSIDIVDNRVISVVKGPNGGLHNNYIVFPKFSKESSEVFVSFLKQQPAELLALNNKALSPSLELLMSKSGLQLFDDPAKVNMGCDCRDERPCKYLVATFLKIAEQADKEPNVLFKIHGLDLEFIKDYKPDAMEMEAPSEANLVRSFSKATRLVGTSAENASAIGTAAGDSDEHEAQNAAELSHAEDASASLFGGYKGSGRESQNSIPPKQLPTFDFKSWKDYSHILPAMLQNFPKFCPAGNFRKSFTDELESCHKFFTDFENFDAFSEQFRVNNAKTFLMENEQLRLFHKPGWHWNFEQSMADKVINSNLTITNVMGALCCLSAGNFSWHHYSVRYLHLMLQVAFYLVRTGAIYPQVFWIGKDVAQMRWLPAEMLPEILYIVADLEVTAPRELAWTSKDESFFEIAEPAEHILSLFISQLLKFARKYKTPLKTNHGNLLSFFFDSVSGKLANNAHAIPGKIQQWLSVYSCLGCRTQILFVCSERDEDVALDVFVLDEDATSASENTAGLVNAPRRTPLSELFENNDSRLLSIMSVLNGIADGFKPLDAYLERRASEPILMRGAELLDFLQDCLKKLQLFGIQTEIPKNLLNIGKPKPKMRLQGSMSFGAFTAGDLLDFDWEIAIGDENISAKEFLELAEQADGLLKYKSSYVQITEQDLQSIRDKIEGKSGESAKNDKGKKTAGDDAEGAETSTDEILEEDSVPEITQAKLVQACFTGECDNIPVEMASDFKQQFDAWRAETDIPLPENLNATLRPYQMRGYSWMYKNLEIGFGCILADDMGLGKTLQVITFLLKMKQEGKFAEKKAIVVMPAGLLCNWQVEIKKFAPELTFFAYHGGRRDLQKFSADVLLTTYATFRKDFTELDKHEWQTIIIDEAQNIKNADSEQSKLLRRMRAPMKIAMSGTPVENRLMEFWTIMDFANHGFFPSASEFREKFETPIQKNGNQIVAETFRKITAPFMLRRLKTDKSIISDLPDKIIQDEYAELTRSQAALYQKTLEHFMQELEMEQALSEKANDAHALFKRKGIILQMILALKQICNHPATFLKGLDDNAASQKSSKLESGKMQMLLDLLTSIQEQGEKTLIFTQFAEMGHLLKSTIESELGLRTHFYHGGCTQTQRSEMIQDFQENPDCKVLILSLKAGGTGLNLVAASQVIHYDLWWNPAIEAQATDRAFRIGQKRNVQVHRFITKGTFEEKINSLLETKKAIANLTVNAGETWLADMDDKQLAEVFCLDNTIV; this comes from the coding sequence ATGGATTTTGGAAGTTACGGAAAGACTTGGTGGGCAAACAAGTGGTTGAGTTCAATTCTCGCAACCGCTAGCGAGCAGGCTGTTTTGCAGGGGCTCAAGTTCGCCGCACGAGGCCAGGTGACAAGCATCGACATCGTTGATAACCGTGTGATATCCGTAGTGAAAGGCCCGAATGGCGGGCTCCACAACAACTACATCGTCTTCCCGAAATTTTCTAAGGAATCTTCCGAAGTCTTCGTGAGCTTTTTGAAGCAGCAACCGGCGGAACTTTTGGCTTTAAACAACAAGGCGCTTAGCCCTTCGCTTGAACTTTTAATGAGCAAAAGCGGACTCCAGCTGTTTGACGATCCTGCCAAAGTCAACATGGGCTGTGATTGCCGCGACGAACGCCCGTGTAAATACCTTGTTGCCACATTCTTGAAAATCGCAGAACAGGCGGACAAGGAACCGAACGTCCTTTTCAAAATTCATGGGCTCGACCTGGAATTTATCAAGGACTACAAGCCGGATGCGATGGAAATGGAAGCGCCCAGCGAAGCAAATCTCGTGAGGTCGTTCAGCAAGGCGACAAGACTCGTAGGCACAAGCGCAGAAAACGCATCTGCTATCGGAACTGCCGCCGGGGATAGTGACGAACACGAAGCACAAAACGCCGCCGAACTTTCTCACGCAGAAGATGCGAGCGCAAGTTTATTTGGTGGGTATAAAGGTTCGGGACGCGAATCGCAAAATAGCATCCCGCCCAAGCAACTGCCCACATTCGATTTCAAGAGTTGGAAAGACTACTCGCACATTCTTCCCGCGATGTTGCAAAACTTCCCCAAGTTCTGCCCCGCCGGAAATTTTCGCAAGAGTTTTACGGATGAACTAGAATCGTGCCACAAGTTCTTCACCGACTTCGAGAATTTTGACGCATTCTCGGAACAATTCCGCGTGAACAACGCAAAGACGTTCCTAATGGAAAACGAGCAACTGCGACTGTTCCACAAGCCCGGATGGCATTGGAATTTCGAGCAGTCCATGGCCGACAAAGTCATCAATAGCAACCTCACCATCACAAACGTGATGGGCGCACTTTGCTGCCTGAGCGCAGGGAATTTCTCGTGGCACCATTACTCCGTGCGTTACTTGCACTTGATGTTGCAAGTGGCTTTTTACCTTGTGCGCACCGGAGCGATTTATCCGCAAGTTTTCTGGATCGGGAAAGACGTAGCGCAGATGCGCTGGCTCCCCGCCGAAATGCTCCCCGAGATTCTATACATTGTCGCAGACCTCGAAGTCACCGCCCCGCGAGAACTCGCGTGGACAAGCAAGGACGAATCCTTCTTCGAAATCGCGGAACCCGCCGAGCACATTCTTTCGCTGTTCATCTCGCAGCTTTTGAAATTTGCACGCAAATACAAGACGCCGCTCAAGACGAATCACGGCAATTTGCTCTCGTTCTTTTTCGATAGCGTTTCAGGGAAGCTCGCAAACAACGCACATGCCATTCCAGGGAAAATCCAGCAATGGCTCTCGGTGTATTCTTGTCTCGGTTGCCGCACGCAGATTCTCTTTGTCTGTAGCGAAAGGGACGAAGATGTAGCGCTAGACGTTTTTGTACTTGACGAAGATGCAACGAGTGCAAGCGAAAATACAGCGGGACTTGTGAATGCCCCGAGACGCACGCCGCTTTCGGAATTATTTGAAAACAATGACTCGCGTTTGCTCTCGATTATGAGTGTTCTGAACGGCATTGCCGATGGCTTCAAGCCGCTCGATGCATACTTGGAACGCCGTGCAAGCGAACCGATTTTAATGCGAGGCGCCGAACTCCTCGACTTTTTGCAGGATTGCCTCAAAAAACTCCAACTGTTCGGCATCCAAACAGAAATTCCAAAGAACCTTTTGAACATCGGTAAACCAAAGCCCAAGATGCGCTTGCAAGGCAGCATGAGCTTTGGTGCATTTACTGCCGGCGACCTACTCGACTTTGATTGGGAAATCGCCATCGGCGATGAAAACATTTCGGCAAAGGAATTTTTGGAACTCGCTGAACAAGCGGACGGACTTTTAAAATACAAGTCCAGTTACGTGCAAATTACCGAACAGGATTTGCAATCCATCCGCGATAAAATTGAAGGCAAATCTGGCGAGTCTGCGAAAAACGACAAAGGCAAAAAAACTGCTGGGGATGATGCCGAGGGTGCCGAGACCTCCACAGACGAAATCCTCGAAGAAGATTCCGTTCCAGAAATCACGCAAGCCAAACTCGTACAAGCTTGCTTCACCGGCGAATGCGACAACATTCCGGTTGAAATGGCGAGCGATTTCAAGCAACAGTTCGACGCCTGGCGTGCCGAAACAGACATTCCATTGCCCGAGAATCTTAACGCGACACTCCGCCCCTACCAAATGCGCGGCTACTCCTGGATGTACAAGAATCTGGAAATCGGATTCGGTTGCATTCTCGCCGATGACATGGGCCTTGGCAAGACGCTACAAGTCATTACGTTCCTCCTCAAGATGAAACAAGAGGGTAAATTTGCGGAGAAAAAAGCCATCGTCGTAATGCCCGCCGGCCTCCTTTGCAACTGGCAAGTCGAAATCAAGAAGTTCGCACCGGAGCTCACGTTCTTTGCATACCACGGAGGCCGCCGCGACCTGCAAAAGTTCAGCGCCGACGTATTGCTCACGACTTACGCTACATTCCGCAAGGACTTTACCGAACTCGACAAGCACGAATGGCAAACGATTATCATCGACGAAGCGCAAAACATCAAGAACGCCGATAGCGAACAGAGTAAATTGCTCCGTCGCATGCGCGCCCCGATGAAAATCGCGATGAGCGGCACCCCGGTCGAAAACCGCCTCATGGAATTCTGGACCATCATGGATTTTGCGAACCACGGATTTTTTCCAAGCGCAAGTGAATTCCGCGAAAAGTTCGAAACGCCGATTCAAAAAAACGGCAACCAAATTGTCGCCGAAACGTTCCGCAAAATCACGGCACCGTTCATGCTGCGCCGCCTCAAGACCGACAAGAGCATCATCAGCGACTTGCCCGATAAAATCATCCAGGACGAATACGCCGAACTCACTCGCTCGCAAGCAGCCCTTTACCAAAAAACGCTCGAGCACTTTATGCAAGAACTCGAGATGGAGCAGGCTCTCAGTGAAAAGGCAAACGATGCTCACGCTCTCTTCAAGCGCAAGGGAATCATCTTGCAGATGATTCTTGCCCTCAAGCAAATCTGCAACCACCCCGCCACATTCCTGAAAGGGTTAGACGACAACGCCGCGTCCCAAAAGTCTAGCAAGCTCGAATCCGGCAAGATGCAGATGCTCTTGGACCTTCTCACCTCCATCCAAGAGCAAGGCGAAAAAACGCTCATTTTCACGCAATTTGCCGAAATGGGCCACTTGCTAAAATCCACCATCGAAAGCGAACTCGGCCTCCGCACGCATTTCTATCACGGCGGTTGCACACAAACGCAACGCTCCGAAATGATCCAGGATTTCCAGGAAAATCCGGACTGCAAAGTGCTCATTCTCTCGCTCAAGGCTGGTGGCACCGGCCTCAACCTCGTCGCCGCCTCGCAAGTCATCCATTACGATTTGTGGTGGAACCCCGCCATCGAAGCGCAAGCCACCGACCGCGCCTTCCGTATCGGCCAAAAGCGAAACGTCCAAGTCCACCGCTTTATTACCAAAGGCACCTTCGAAGAGAAGATCAACTCTCTCCTCGAAACCAAAAAAGCCATCGCCAACTTGACCGTGAACGCAGGCGAAACATGGCTCGCCGACATGGACGACAAGCAACTCGCCGAAGTCTTCTGCCTAGACAATACGATTGTGTAA
- the rbfA gene encoding 30S ribosome-binding factor RbfA — protein MTRRTDRLGEQFREEISKLIQKGLKDPRVSTLASITRVDITEDLSYAKALVSVMGSDKEKRDTLVGLNNSAGFIRGVLGKALKIFKVPELKFVLDENLEHAMHIEEILAELKQKGEL, from the coding sequence ATGACTCGTAGAACCGATAGATTGGGCGAGCAGTTCCGCGAAGAAATCTCCAAGCTCATTCAAAAGGGCTTGAAGGATCCGCGCGTGAGCACTCTCGCGAGCATTACCCGTGTGGACATTACCGAAGACCTGAGCTATGCAAAGGCCCTCGTCTCGGTGATGGGTTCCGATAAAGAAAAGCGTGATACGCTTGTCGGACTCAACAATTCCGCCGGCTTTATCCGTGGCGTCTTGGGCAAGGCTTTGAAGATTTTCAAGGTTCCGGAGCTCAAGTTCGTTCTTGACGAAAATCTCGAACATGCCATGCACATTGAAGAAATCCTTGCAGAACTGAAGCAGAAAGGGGAACTTTAA